The Petrotoga mobilis SJ95 genomic sequence GTTTCAAAAAGAGAACCTTTAAATCTATGTCTTATAACCTTTTTCGGACTGGGAGGAGCGAAAGCAGGTGGTTTATCTTTTTCATTAGCGATTCTTCTAACATAGATTGCAGTTTTTATCCCTATATAAAAAACATAGACCAATATTAACAAAATTACAATAGAAATGATTATATATACCATACTAACTCCTTCAAATATTACAATTATCGTATATTAATCTTTTTTTCCTAAACATTATATCACGATTCTAACCCTTTGGATAGAATTGTGATTTTTTTATAACTTTTTATAATCCACCACAGCAAAAGTCCATAATTTGTAGTTTGAGCTTTTTACCCATTCGGCGCTTATGGGCATCGCAAATTCCGGAGCCAATCGCCCATTTAATATCCAGTATTTTGACTCTTCGTTGTTATATATACCTGGATTTACCAAAATTTTGAGTTTTAAAGCGCTGTCTACTATATCAACAAAATCTATGGTATCTTCATTCTGAAGGAGATGTTTTATCTCTTCTAAAATTTTTTTAGATGGTAAGGGTTTAACATTAATTAAAGCAATATTCTTTGAAAGAGGACCGATAATCTTAACGTTTGCAATCTCTCTTTGAACATTGTAAAAATCAAGCACATCGTGAATCACTTCATTGGCAATAATATCGGCTCTTGAATGATAATCTCTATTAACAGACATTTTTAATAAATGTTTGTACTTACAACCCTCTCTTATACTATTCTCCCCAATTTTTGGTATCTTTACATTATAGTATTGCAAAATCTCCCTTATCTCTTCTTTGTTCAAATTTAAAATAGGAGAGTATATCCCATCAAAAAACTTAATCCCCGTATTGCCCCATGAATCAGATAAGTTGGCACCTGAAGCAACTATCCCTTTATAAGAAAACTGCTTTACCTTTCCGATTTTCACAATCCTTGTACATTGATTACAATTTGGGCCATGGTACATTATCCCTTCTTGTTCTTCTTCGCCTCGTGAAAAAAATAATTTTAAACCCAACTGTTTGGATAAGGTTAAAACAGCTTCTAATCCTTTTGAGTAAGAATAACCACCAAAACAAACATTCACTAAAGTAATCTTACTTTTAGGGAAAATATCTTTTGCAAGTAGGGCTACGACGGTACTGTCCATGCCTCCTGAAAAAGCAATATACAAATGTTCATTACCTATTATCTCTTTCATTTCCTTTTTTATGGAATCTATTTTTTCTTCAATCGTTGTTGTCATTTCTCTCTCCCTTTTATATCCTAATTCTTTCTTTTTTCAAAAAAAGTTTGAACTGATCAAAGGGTAAAGGCTTACTAAAATAATAACCTTGTACCTCATAGCACCCTTCC encodes the following:
- a CDS encoding phosphoadenosine phosphosulfate reductase domain-containing protein, producing the protein MTTTIEEKIDSIKKEMKEIIGNEHLYIAFSGGMDSTVVALLAKDIFPKSKITLVNVCFGGYSYSKGLEAVLTLSKQLGLKLFFSRGEEEQEGIMYHGPNCNQCTRIVKIGKVKQFSYKGIVASGANLSDSWGNTGIKFFDGIYSPILNLNKEEIREILQYYNVKIPKIGENSIREGCKYKHLLKMSVNRDYHSRADIIANEVIHDVLDFYNVQREIANVKIIGPLSKNIALINVKPLPSKKILEEIKHLLQNEDTIDFVDIVDSALKLKILVNPGIYNNEESKYWILNGRLAPEFAMPISAEWVKSSNYKLWTFAVVDYKKL